The DNA segment AGCATAAGCCTGTTTCGTGAGATTTATTTACCTGCCTGGCGGCATGGGTTGCGGCGGGTTAAAATCAAGCCCAACAGGAGGAAACCGAAACTGCCCGCACCGGCCATACCAGCGGAACAACCGCTGCCGTCGCTGCTTTTGTCGTCGTTTGCGCTTCCGGCGATATAGAAAATGCTCTCGATTTTGCCGTCGGCTTTGCCGTCAAAGAGGATTTTTCCATCTTCGCCCACGGAAGAAAGCGTGATCGGAATGAAATGAGAACCGGAAACGTCTCGATCTGCGACGAGCGCTCCCCACCATGCCGTGATTTCGCCTTCGCTCATCCTGGAGACATCGAACCCGGCTTCCACTACGTCTTCCGTTACGTCGCGCTCCGTTCCGTCGTCGTAAACCTGCAGGATGCGCAGCCCGAGATTCGGGAATATCTCGCGGGGATGAAGGACAATCATGCCGCCAGTCGGGGTGACTCCGGAGGCGTTCAATTTTTCCTCCATATCTTTGTACAGAGATTCTCCAAGGTTGTCGGGCGCAAACGTGTACACGCCGCCGAAACCGGTCATGGCGCTGACGCCGGCCGCCGCTGTCGTGGGAATGGTAAAATCAGCTCCACTGTTGCCTTCGAGCTGATTCTTTCCCTCTCTGTAAATCTGACTGCTGCCATTGCCAACAGCGACATAACCGGCCCATCTCAGATTATTTTTTGAGAGGAACGCATCGGCTTCGGGAATCGCGCCCTCGATGAAATCCGCGAAAAACAATCCGGCCTCGTTGTTGGACTGCGGCATGAACAAATCTGTGGTCACCCGTTCCCGTTCTTCCGCCGGAGCATTGACATAAAGGAGCAAAGTCCCGCCATAAGCGACGCCATCTGTGTCGTAATGTCCGGCCGAGAGAAGCCAGAGAGAAGCACGGTCAGGGGTCACGGAGGCGATGCCCTGACCGTCTGCCACAGCCGAAACAGCCCACGCCTGTTCTCCGTCCGCGGCCAGCGGCATCCCCGCCCAGGCGGCGCTGACTGTCGCGCCCGGCAGTGGCTGTCCTTTGAAAAGAACCTTAACTTCAAACGGCTGATCTTTGGAGATGGAAAAGAGGTCGCTCACTGGAACCAATTCAAGAACGTCATCGTCTCCCACGGCGTTTTTGCCCGCTCCCGGCGCGATATTGAGGGCGCTTTTCGCGAATCCCACAAAAGGAAGCGGAGGGTCATGGGGCACGTTCATCCTCAGCGTCGCGGCAATATACGCGGCCCCTCCTTCGGCCACGGCAACGCTTGCCCTCTGAACATCGGAATTTTCGCCGTTGGTGTCCGACGGGTTTTCCGTGTTGTAAAACGAGAAACCGGATATACTGACTTTCCTGCCGCTTTCGTACACCAAATTGGCGTTCAGACTGTGGTCCATCCCGTAAAGTGAAAGGTCCGGCGTCGGAAAAGGTTCACTGAGCGTAAAATTGATAAACGCCTGCTCCCCCGCCTGGACAGTGCTGTAATCGGGGAAGGCCGTGAAAGAATGGGCCCCGGCCGGAGCGACCGGCAGCAGAAAGCATAACACGGACACCATCGTCACCAGAGAACACAATTTTTTCGTCAGAGCAAAAAACAGAAACTCTTCAGCATGATTCCGCTTATCCTTATCAGACACGTCAAAACCCTCCTTTATAAGTTTGTTCAATCTTACTTATTTTGAACAATAAAACACCTGCAAAGAAGTCGAATATTTCACTGCCGATTCTTTTTCACCGCTTAAAATATGAGTTTGTTTCTCTCCTGTAAAAGCTTGAGTAGATTATCATATTTTGTTTTTTAAGTCAAACTATTTTTTAAAAATAAACTATTATAGATTCGATATTTTCTGAGCAGAGTATTTCACCTGCGGAATGAAAGAGAAAAGCATATGATCGAAAATTAGTTATTGCTGTTGTTTTATTTATCTAACTCATGTATTGAGATTGAGAAAAAGGGCGGGGGTCCGATCTCATATCAATCGAAGAAGCTAATGTTTGAATGTCATTTGGGCTGAGAGGATGCCTTTCACGTCGCGCAGAAGTTTTTCGAGGCTCTCCAGCCGTTCATCCACGGGAAGTCGCTCCAGAGCGTCAATCTCGGCGAAAAGGGGTGCGGCCCGTTTCAAAAGGGACAGGGGCAGACTCGCCTTGTCATACTCCAGCAACAATCCGCCGGTCCTCGGATTGACCTCGGCTTGTCTTACACCGTTAATCTTCAGGAGTTCTTCCCGTATCCGCTCCGAGAATTTCGCGTCCGAAAGGGCGACGGATCGAAGACGGACGCGCCCTTCAATGAAACTTTCGATCATTTGTTTTTCATTCTCCCGTTGAAGTTGTCGTCGGATAACCGGTCAGAACCGGGGTCAGGCTGTAGACGCTGGAGCCGATCGTGGCGAGGTTGTGCAGAAGCGCGGAAGTCGCGGGTGTGAGGATTCCGCCGAGTCCCAAAGCGAGGAGGAAGGAGTTCGCGCCGACGATGAAAGCGAAG comes from the Synergistaceae bacterium genome and includes:
- a CDS encoding DUF4198 domain-containing protein; protein product: MSDKDKRNHAEEFLFFALTKKLCSLVTMVSVLCFLLPVAPAGAHSFTAFPDYSTVQAGEQAFINFTLSEPFPTPDLSLYGMDHSLNANLVYESGRKVSISGFSFYNTENPSDTNGENSDVQRASVAVAEGGAAYIAATLRMNVPHDPPLPFVGFAKSALNIAPGAGKNAVGDDDVLELVPVSDLFSISKDQPFEVKVLFKGQPLPGATVSAAWAGMPLAADGEQAWAVSAVADGQGIASVTPDRASLWLLSAGHYDTDGVAYGGTLLLYVNAPAEERERVTTDLFMPQSNNEAGLFFADFIEGAIPEADAFLSKNNLRWAGYVAVGNGSSQIYREGKNQLEGNSGADFTIPTTAAAGVSAMTGFGGVYTFAPDNLGESLYKDMEEKLNASGVTPTGGMIVLHPREIFPNLGLRILQVYDDGTERDVTEDVVEAGFDVSRMSEGEITAWWGALVADRDVSGSHFIPITLSSVGEDGKILFDGKADGKIESIFYIAGSANDDKSSDGSGCSAGMAGAGSFGFLLLGLILTRRNPCRQAGK
- a CDS encoding heavy-metal-associated domain-containing protein, with translation MIESFIEGRVRLRSVALSDAKFSERIREELLKINGVRQAEVNPRTGGLLLEYDKASLPLSLLKRAAPLFAEIDALERLPVDERLESLEKLLRDVKGILSAQMTFKH